The following coding sequences lie in one Phragmites australis chromosome 8, lpPhrAust1.1, whole genome shotgun sequence genomic window:
- the LOC133926307 gene encoding histone-lysine N-methyltransferase EZ1-like isoform X5 yields the protein MTEDQSVLGRRRIYYDTSCGEALICSDSEDEAIEDEEEKKEFKNSEDSIIRPSEDGVGVLEDKEQKKGFTDAEDFIVRLTIQECGMSDAVVETLARHLVRAADDIKARYEILHGEKTEDSSKKVTEYNAKVEDLYRDKDLDAALDSFDNLFCRRCLVFDCKLHGCSQDLVFPTEKQSAWSGMDDGIPCGIHCYKLASKPDSVAATDSHMLIDAEEPTHSSDNATNQPGPNRKKHGSSGRKNKSQQSESSSTARVASESSDSEVDPISNKYPQHSPSPSKVKIGPKGGIRKNTNRRIAERILMSVKKGQRDMAPSDSSSVSGSLWARDMKLRSGTRNGNKDSFASSQSNSPSTRSSRKKSTPQIGNNSAFAEAQNDSMEETNNRHLAIVCYDGSRKEEFVDENICKQDDNCRSWKLIEQGLLVKGLEIFGRNSCLIARNLLGGMKTCRDVFQYMNYIENSNASGALSGVDSLVKGYIKGNELRTRSRFVRRRGKVRRLKYTWKSAGYHFIRKRITERKDQPCRQYNPCGCQSACGKQCPCLTNGTCCEKYCGCPKMCKNRFRGCHCAKSQCRSRQCPCFAADRECDPDVCRNCWVGCGDGTLGVPNQRGDNYECRNMKLLLKQQQRVLLGRSDVSGWGAFLKNSVGKHEYLGEYTGELISHKEADKRGKIYDRENSSFLFNLNNEFVLDAYRMGDKLKFANHSPDPNCYAKVIMVAGDHRVGIFAKERISAGEELFYDYRYEPDRAPAWARKPEAGGKDDGQPSHGRAKKLAQNTRA from the exons ATGACAGAAGACCAATCTGTACTTGGTCGGCGAAGGATTTACTATGATACAAGTTGTGGTGAAGCCTTAATTTGCAGTGATAGTGAAGATGAAGCCATTGAGGacgaagaagagaaaaaggaattcAAAAATTCTGAAGATAGCATTATTCG CCCTAGTGAAGATGGTGTTGGTGTTTTGGAGGATAAGGAACAAAAGAAAGGGTTCACAGATGCTGAAGATTTTATTGTTCG GTTGACTATTCAAGAATGTGGCATGTCTGATGCTGTAGTGGAAACTTTAGCTCGACATCTTGTGAGGGCTGCTGATGATATAAAG GCCAGATATGAGATCCTACATGGTGAGAAAACTGAGGATTCTTCTAAGAAAGTGACTGAATATAATGCCAAAGTGGAAGATTTGTACCGTGACAAGGATTTGGACGCAGCTTTGGATTCCTTTGACAATCTCTTCTGTCGACGATGTCTG GTTTTCGATTGCAAACTGCATGGGTGTTCTCAAGATTTAGTATTTCCT ACAGAAAAACAATCAGCTTGGAGTGGCATGGATGATGGTATACCATGTGGTATTCATTGTTATAAActg GCCTCTAAACCAGATTCTGTAGCTGCAACTGATTCTCACATGCTTATTGATGCTGAGGAGCCCACTCATTCATCAGACAATGCAACAAACCAGCCAGGGCCAAATAGGAAAAAGCATGGTTCCAGTGGAAGAAAAAACAAATCCCAACAAAGTGAAAGCTCTTCAACTGCAAGGGTTGCCTCAGAAAGCAGTGATTCAGAAGTAGATCCAATAAGCAATAAATACCCACAACATTCTCCTAGTCCCTCAAAAGTTAAAATTGGTCCAAAAGGTGGAATCAGGAAAAATACCAATAGAAGAATTGCTGAGCGAATTCTTATGAGTGTGAAAAAAGGACAAAGGGACATGGCACCGTCGGACTCTAGTTCTGTTAGTGGATCCCTTTGGGCAAGGGACATGAAGCTTAGATCCGGTACACGGAATGGAAATAAGGATTCATTTGCATCCTCTCAATCCAATTCTCCAAGCACAAGAAGTTCTAGAAAGAAGAGTACACCTCAAATTGGGAATAACTCAGCTTTTGCTGAAGCTCAGAATGATTCAATGGAGGAAACAAATAATCGACATTTAGCAATAGTTTGTTACGATGGTTCAAGGAAAGAAGAATTCGTTGATGAGAATATATGCAAGCAAGATGATAATTGTAGATCCTGGAAGTTGATTGAGCAGGGACTCCTGGTGAAAGGATTAGAGATTTTTGGAAGGAACAG TTGTTTAATTGCTCGCAACCTTCTTGGTGGAATGAAAACATGCAGAGATGTTTTTCAGTATATGAATTATATTGAAAACAGTAATGCATCTGGAGCTCTTAGTGGTGTTGATTCTCTTGTTAAAGGATATATAAAG GGTAATGAGCTGCGTACGAGATCAAGGTTTGTTAGAAGGCGAGGTAAAGTCCGCCGTTTGAAGTACACCTGGAAATCTGCAGGTTACCATTTCATAAGGAAAAGGATTACAGAAAGGAAGGATCAGCCCTGTCGACAGTATAATCCTTGTGGTTGTCAATCTGCATGTGGGAAGCAGTGTCCATGTCTCACAAATGGGACATGCTGTGAGAAATACTGTGG ATGTCCAAAAATGTGCAAGAATCGTTTTCGAGGTTGTCATTGTGCAAAGAGTCAGTGTCGCAGCCGCCAATGTCCATGCTTTGCTGCTGACAGGGAATGTGATCCTGATGTTTGCAGAAACTGCTGGGTCGG GTGTGGTGATGGTACATTGGGAGTCCCAAACCAGAGAGGAGATAATTATGAATGCCGGAACATGAAACTGCTTCTTAAACAACAGCAAAGG GTCTTACTTGGAAGATCTGATGTTTCCGGCTGGGGAGCGTTCCTTAAG aATAGTGTTGGCAAACATGAATATCTCGGCGAGTACACTGGGGAACTTATCTCCCACAAGGAAGCAGATAAGCGAGGAAAGATATACGACCGTGAAAATTCATCATTCCTTTTCAATTTGAATAATGAG TTTGTTCTTGATGCGTACAGAATGGGTGACAAGCTGAAATTTGCCAACCATTCCCCTGATCCGAATTGCTATGCCAAGGTTATCATGGTAGCAGGTGATCATAGAGTAGGCATATTTGCCAAAGAACGGATCAGCGCTGGCGAGGAGCTGTTCTATGATTACCGCTACGAGCCTGACCGAGCCCCTGCTTGGGCTCGGAAGCCTGAGGCTGGAGGAAAGGACGACGGGCAACCGTCTCATGGCCGCGCAAAGAAGCTTGCCCAAAACACCAGAGCTTGA
- the LOC133926307 gene encoding histone-lysine N-methyltransferase EZ1-like isoform X4 — MEAAAASSASASASASAGRSHPSTSAAQVTSITAVRSEEENAASRYVLSVIDSLKKRITADRFTYIKNRIEQNKINLSTFTQNTYNLSKTRQSNTSNGSDVVSNFLTKRQDDALSTLHSPDIYPADKDGGNCQEENSFSTSNVVLGGNLGAKNAIRPIKLPELPKLPPYTTWIFLDRNQRMTEDQSVLGRRRIYYDTSCGEALICSDSEDEAIEDEEEKKEFKNSEDSIIRPSEDGVGVLEDKEQKKGFTDAEDFIVRLTIQECGMSDAVVETLARHLVRAADDIKARYEILHGEKTEDSSKKVTEYNAKVEDLYRDKDLDAALDSFDNLFCRRCLVFDCKLHGCSQDLVFPTEKQSAWSGMDDGIPCGIHCYKLASKPDSVAATDSHMLIDAEEPTHSSDNATNQPGPNRKKHGSSGRKNKSQQSESSSTARVASESSDSEVDPISNKYPQHSPSPSKVKIGPKGGIRKNTNRRIAERILMSVKKGQRDMAPSDSSSVSGSLWARDMKLRSGTRNGNKDSFASSQSNSPSTRSSRKKSTPQIGNNSAFAEAQNDSMEETNNRHLAIVCYDGSRKEEFVDENICKQDDNCRSWKLIEQGLLVKGLEIFGRNSCLIARNLLGGMKTCRDVFQYMNYIENSNASGALSGVDSLVKGYIKGNELRTRSRFVRRRGKVRRLKYTWKSAGYHFIRKRITERKDQPCRQYNPCGCQSACGKQCPCLTNGTCCEKYCGCGDGTLGVPNQRGDNYECRNMKLLLKQQQRVLLGRSDVSGWGAFLKNSVGKHEYLGEYTGELISHKEADKRGKIYDRENSSFLFNLNNEFVLDAYRMGDKLKFANHSPDPNCYAKVIMVAGDHRVGIFAKERISAGEELFYDYRYEPDRAPAWARKPEAGGKDDGQPSHGRAKKLAQNTRA, encoded by the exons AATAGGATAGAGCAGAACAAGATTAATCTCAGCACCTTTACGCAGAACACTTACAATTTGTCAAAAACTAGGCAAAGTAATACATCAAATGGTTCTGATGTAGTATCAAATTTTCTCACTAAAAGGCAAGATGATGCACTAAGCACCTTGCATAGTCCTGATATTTATCCTGCTGACAAAGATGGTGGCAATTGTCAAGAAGAAAATTCTTTCTCCACATCGAATGTTGTTTTGGGTGGAAATCTCGGTGCGAAGAATGCCATTCGACCGATCAAACTTCCAGAACTGCCAAAGCTTCCACCTTACACGACATGGATATTTTTGGACAG GAACCAGAGGATGACAGAAGACCAATCTGTACTTGGTCGGCGAAGGATTTACTATGATACAAGTTGTGGTGAAGCCTTAATTTGCAGTGATAGTGAAGATGAAGCCATTGAGGacgaagaagagaaaaaggaattcAAAAATTCTGAAGATAGCATTATTCG CCCTAGTGAAGATGGTGTTGGTGTTTTGGAGGATAAGGAACAAAAGAAAGGGTTCACAGATGCTGAAGATTTTATTGTTCG GTTGACTATTCAAGAATGTGGCATGTCTGATGCTGTAGTGGAAACTTTAGCTCGACATCTTGTGAGGGCTGCTGATGATATAAAG GCCAGATATGAGATCCTACATGGTGAGAAAACTGAGGATTCTTCTAAGAAAGTGACTGAATATAATGCCAAAGTGGAAGATTTGTACCGTGACAAGGATTTGGACGCAGCTTTGGATTCCTTTGACAATCTCTTCTGTCGACGATGTCTG GTTTTCGATTGCAAACTGCATGGGTGTTCTCAAGATTTAGTATTTCCT ACAGAAAAACAATCAGCTTGGAGTGGCATGGATGATGGTATACCATGTGGTATTCATTGTTATAAActg GCCTCTAAACCAGATTCTGTAGCTGCAACTGATTCTCACATGCTTATTGATGCTGAGGAGCCCACTCATTCATCAGACAATGCAACAAACCAGCCAGGGCCAAATAGGAAAAAGCATGGTTCCAGTGGAAGAAAAAACAAATCCCAACAAAGTGAAAGCTCTTCAACTGCAAGGGTTGCCTCAGAAAGCAGTGATTCAGAAGTAGATCCAATAAGCAATAAATACCCACAACATTCTCCTAGTCCCTCAAAAGTTAAAATTGGTCCAAAAGGTGGAATCAGGAAAAATACCAATAGAAGAATTGCTGAGCGAATTCTTATGAGTGTGAAAAAAGGACAAAGGGACATGGCACCGTCGGACTCTAGTTCTGTTAGTGGATCCCTTTGGGCAAGGGACATGAAGCTTAGATCCGGTACACGGAATGGAAATAAGGATTCATTTGCATCCTCTCAATCCAATTCTCCAAGCACAAGAAGTTCTAGAAAGAAGAGTACACCTCAAATTGGGAATAACTCAGCTTTTGCTGAAGCTCAGAATGATTCAATGGAGGAAACAAATAATCGACATTTAGCAATAGTTTGTTACGATGGTTCAAGGAAAGAAGAATTCGTTGATGAGAATATATGCAAGCAAGATGATAATTGTAGATCCTGGAAGTTGATTGAGCAGGGACTCCTGGTGAAAGGATTAGAGATTTTTGGAAGGAACAG TTGTTTAATTGCTCGCAACCTTCTTGGTGGAATGAAAACATGCAGAGATGTTTTTCAGTATATGAATTATATTGAAAACAGTAATGCATCTGGAGCTCTTAGTGGTGTTGATTCTCTTGTTAAAGGATATATAAAG GGTAATGAGCTGCGTACGAGATCAAGGTTTGTTAGAAGGCGAGGTAAAGTCCGCCGTTTGAAGTACACCTGGAAATCTGCAGGTTACCATTTCATAAGGAAAAGGATTACAGAAAGGAAGGATCAGCCCTGTCGACAGTATAATCCTTGTGGTTGTCAATCTGCATGTGGGAAGCAGTGTCCATGTCTCACAAATGGGACATGCTGTGAGAAATACTGTGG GTGTGGTGATGGTACATTGGGAGTCCCAAACCAGAGAGGAGATAATTATGAATGCCGGAACATGAAACTGCTTCTTAAACAACAGCAAAGG GTCTTACTTGGAAGATCTGATGTTTCCGGCTGGGGAGCGTTCCTTAAG aATAGTGTTGGCAAACATGAATATCTCGGCGAGTACACTGGGGAACTTATCTCCCACAAGGAAGCAGATAAGCGAGGAAAGATATACGACCGTGAAAATTCATCATTCCTTTTCAATTTGAATAATGAG TTTGTTCTTGATGCGTACAGAATGGGTGACAAGCTGAAATTTGCCAACCATTCCCCTGATCCGAATTGCTATGCCAAGGTTATCATGGTAGCAGGTGATCATAGAGTAGGCATATTTGCCAAAGAACGGATCAGCGCTGGCGAGGAGCTGTTCTATGATTACCGCTACGAGCCTGACCGAGCCCCTGCTTGGGCTCGGAAGCCTGAGGCTGGAGGAAAGGACGACGGGCAACCGTCTCATGGCCGCGCAAAGAAGCTTGCCCAAAACACCAGAGCTTGA
- the LOC133926307 gene encoding histone-lysine N-methyltransferase EZ1-like isoform X3, producing MEAAAASSASASASASAGRSHPSTSAAQVTSITAVRSEEENAASRYVLSVIDSLKKRITADRFTYIKNRIEQNKINLSTFTQNTYNLSKTRQSNTSNGSDVVSNFLTKRQDDALSTLHSPDIYPADKDGGNCQEENSFSTSNVVLGGNLGAKNAIRPIKLPELPKLPPYTTWIFLDRNQRMTEDQSVLGRRRIYYDTSCGEALICSDSEDEAIEDEEEKKEFKNSEDSIIRLTIQECGMSDAVVETLARHLVRAADDIKARYEILHGEKTEDSSKKVTEYNAKVEDLYRDKDLDAALDSFDNLFCRRCLVFDCKLHGCSQDLVFPTEKQSAWSGMDDGIPCGIHCYKLASKPDSVAATDSHMLIDAEEPTHSSDNATNQPGPNRKKHGSSGRKNKSQQSESSSTARVASESSDSEVDPISNKYPQHSPSPSKVKIGPKGGIRKNTNRRIAERILMSVKKGQRDMAPSDSSSVSGSLWARDMKLRSGTRNGNKDSFASSQSNSPSTRSSRKKSTPQIGNNSAFAEAQNDSMEETNNRHLAIVCYDGSRKEEFVDENICKQDDNCRSWKLIEQGLLVKGLEIFGRNSCLIARNLLGGMKTCRDVFQYMNYIENSNASGALSGVDSLVKGYIKGNELRTRSRFVRRRGKVRRLKYTWKSAGYHFIRKRITERKDQPCRQYNPCGCQSACGKQCPCLTNGTCCEKYCGCPKMCKNRFRGCHCAKSQCRSRQCPCFAADRECDPDVCRNCWVGCGDGTLGVPNQRGDNYECRNMKLLLKQQQRVLLGRSDVSGWGAFLKNSVGKHEYLGEYTGELISHKEADKRGKIYDRENSSFLFNLNNEFVLDAYRMGDKLKFANHSPDPNCYAKVIMVAGDHRVGIFAKERISAGEELFYDYRYEPDRAPAWARKPEAGGKDDGQPSHGRAKKLAQNTRA from the exons AATAGGATAGAGCAGAACAAGATTAATCTCAGCACCTTTACGCAGAACACTTACAATTTGTCAAAAACTAGGCAAAGTAATACATCAAATGGTTCTGATGTAGTATCAAATTTTCTCACTAAAAGGCAAGATGATGCACTAAGCACCTTGCATAGTCCTGATATTTATCCTGCTGACAAAGATGGTGGCAATTGTCAAGAAGAAAATTCTTTCTCCACATCGAATGTTGTTTTGGGTGGAAATCTCGGTGCGAAGAATGCCATTCGACCGATCAAACTTCCAGAACTGCCAAAGCTTCCACCTTACACGACATGGATATTTTTGGACAG GAACCAGAGGATGACAGAAGACCAATCTGTACTTGGTCGGCGAAGGATTTACTATGATACAAGTTGTGGTGAAGCCTTAATTTGCAGTGATAGTGAAGATGAAGCCATTGAGGacgaagaagagaaaaaggaattcAAAAATTCTGAAGATAGCATTATTCG GTTGACTATTCAAGAATGTGGCATGTCTGATGCTGTAGTGGAAACTTTAGCTCGACATCTTGTGAGGGCTGCTGATGATATAAAG GCCAGATATGAGATCCTACATGGTGAGAAAACTGAGGATTCTTCTAAGAAAGTGACTGAATATAATGCCAAAGTGGAAGATTTGTACCGTGACAAGGATTTGGACGCAGCTTTGGATTCCTTTGACAATCTCTTCTGTCGACGATGTCTG GTTTTCGATTGCAAACTGCATGGGTGTTCTCAAGATTTAGTATTTCCT ACAGAAAAACAATCAGCTTGGAGTGGCATGGATGATGGTATACCATGTGGTATTCATTGTTATAAActg GCCTCTAAACCAGATTCTGTAGCTGCAACTGATTCTCACATGCTTATTGATGCTGAGGAGCCCACTCATTCATCAGACAATGCAACAAACCAGCCAGGGCCAAATAGGAAAAAGCATGGTTCCAGTGGAAGAAAAAACAAATCCCAACAAAGTGAAAGCTCTTCAACTGCAAGGGTTGCCTCAGAAAGCAGTGATTCAGAAGTAGATCCAATAAGCAATAAATACCCACAACATTCTCCTAGTCCCTCAAAAGTTAAAATTGGTCCAAAAGGTGGAATCAGGAAAAATACCAATAGAAGAATTGCTGAGCGAATTCTTATGAGTGTGAAAAAAGGACAAAGGGACATGGCACCGTCGGACTCTAGTTCTGTTAGTGGATCCCTTTGGGCAAGGGACATGAAGCTTAGATCCGGTACACGGAATGGAAATAAGGATTCATTTGCATCCTCTCAATCCAATTCTCCAAGCACAAGAAGTTCTAGAAAGAAGAGTACACCTCAAATTGGGAATAACTCAGCTTTTGCTGAAGCTCAGAATGATTCAATGGAGGAAACAAATAATCGACATTTAGCAATAGTTTGTTACGATGGTTCAAGGAAAGAAGAATTCGTTGATGAGAATATATGCAAGCAAGATGATAATTGTAGATCCTGGAAGTTGATTGAGCAGGGACTCCTGGTGAAAGGATTAGAGATTTTTGGAAGGAACAG TTGTTTAATTGCTCGCAACCTTCTTGGTGGAATGAAAACATGCAGAGATGTTTTTCAGTATATGAATTATATTGAAAACAGTAATGCATCTGGAGCTCTTAGTGGTGTTGATTCTCTTGTTAAAGGATATATAAAG GGTAATGAGCTGCGTACGAGATCAAGGTTTGTTAGAAGGCGAGGTAAAGTCCGCCGTTTGAAGTACACCTGGAAATCTGCAGGTTACCATTTCATAAGGAAAAGGATTACAGAAAGGAAGGATCAGCCCTGTCGACAGTATAATCCTTGTGGTTGTCAATCTGCATGTGGGAAGCAGTGTCCATGTCTCACAAATGGGACATGCTGTGAGAAATACTGTGG ATGTCCAAAAATGTGCAAGAATCGTTTTCGAGGTTGTCATTGTGCAAAGAGTCAGTGTCGCAGCCGCCAATGTCCATGCTTTGCTGCTGACAGGGAATGTGATCCTGATGTTTGCAGAAACTGCTGGGTCGG GTGTGGTGATGGTACATTGGGAGTCCCAAACCAGAGAGGAGATAATTATGAATGCCGGAACATGAAACTGCTTCTTAAACAACAGCAAAGG GTCTTACTTGGAAGATCTGATGTTTCCGGCTGGGGAGCGTTCCTTAAG aATAGTGTTGGCAAACATGAATATCTCGGCGAGTACACTGGGGAACTTATCTCCCACAAGGAAGCAGATAAGCGAGGAAAGATATACGACCGTGAAAATTCATCATTCCTTTTCAATTTGAATAATGAG TTTGTTCTTGATGCGTACAGAATGGGTGACAAGCTGAAATTTGCCAACCATTCCCCTGATCCGAATTGCTATGCCAAGGTTATCATGGTAGCAGGTGATCATAGAGTAGGCATATTTGCCAAAGAACGGATCAGCGCTGGCGAGGAGCTGTTCTATGATTACCGCTACGAGCCTGACCGAGCCCCTGCTTGGGCTCGGAAGCCTGAGGCTGGAGGAAAGGACGACGGGCAACCGTCTCATGGCCGCGCAAAGAAGCTTGCCCAAAACACCAGAGCTTGA
- the LOC133926307 gene encoding histone-lysine N-methyltransferase EZ1-like isoform X2 has product MLVTSITAVRSEEENAASRYVLSVIDSLKKRITADRFTYIKNRIEQNKINLSTFTQNTYNLSKTRQSNTSNGSDVVSNFLTKRQDDALSTLHSPDIYPADKDGGNCQEENSFSTSNVVLGGNLGAKNAIRPIKLPELPKLPPYTTWIFLDRNQRMTEDQSVLGRRRIYYDTSCGEALICSDSEDEAIEDEEEKKEFKNSEDSIIRPSEDGVGVLEDKEQKKGFTDAEDFIVRLTIQECGMSDAVVETLARHLVRAADDIKARYEILHGEKTEDSSKKVTEYNAKVEDLYRDKDLDAALDSFDNLFCRRCLVFDCKLHGCSQDLVFPTEKQSAWSGMDDGIPCGIHCYKLASKPDSVAATDSHMLIDAEEPTHSSDNATNQPGPNRKKHGSSGRKNKSQQSESSSTARVASESSDSEVDPISNKYPQHSPSPSKVKIGPKGGIRKNTNRRIAERILMSVKKGQRDMAPSDSSSVSGSLWARDMKLRSGTRNGNKDSFASSQSNSPSTRSSRKKSTPQIGNNSAFAEAQNDSMEETNNRHLAIVCYDGSRKEEFVDENICKQDDNCRSWKLIEQGLLVKGLEIFGRNSCLIARNLLGGMKTCRDVFQYMNYIENSNASGALSGVDSLVKGYIKGNELRTRSRFVRRRGKVRRLKYTWKSAGYHFIRKRITERKDQPCRQYNPCGCQSACGKQCPCLTNGTCCEKYCGCPKMCKNRFRGCHCAKSQCRSRQCPCFAADRECDPDVCRNCWVGCGDGTLGVPNQRGDNYECRNMKLLLKQQQRVLLGRSDVSGWGAFLKNSVGKHEYLGEYTGELISHKEADKRGKIYDRENSSFLFNLNNEFVLDAYRMGDKLKFANHSPDPNCYAKVIMVAGDHRVGIFAKERISAGEELFYDYRYEPDRAPAWARKPEAGGKDDGQPSHGRAKKLAQNTRA; this is encoded by the exons AATAGGATAGAGCAGAACAAGATTAATCTCAGCACCTTTACGCAGAACACTTACAATTTGTCAAAAACTAGGCAAAGTAATACATCAAATGGTTCTGATGTAGTATCAAATTTTCTCACTAAAAGGCAAGATGATGCACTAAGCACCTTGCATAGTCCTGATATTTATCCTGCTGACAAAGATGGTGGCAATTGTCAAGAAGAAAATTCTTTCTCCACATCGAATGTTGTTTTGGGTGGAAATCTCGGTGCGAAGAATGCCATTCGACCGATCAAACTTCCAGAACTGCCAAAGCTTCCACCTTACACGACATGGATATTTTTGGACAG GAACCAGAGGATGACAGAAGACCAATCTGTACTTGGTCGGCGAAGGATTTACTATGATACAAGTTGTGGTGAAGCCTTAATTTGCAGTGATAGTGAAGATGAAGCCATTGAGGacgaagaagagaaaaaggaattcAAAAATTCTGAAGATAGCATTATTCG CCCTAGTGAAGATGGTGTTGGTGTTTTGGAGGATAAGGAACAAAAGAAAGGGTTCACAGATGCTGAAGATTTTATTGTTCG GTTGACTATTCAAGAATGTGGCATGTCTGATGCTGTAGTGGAAACTTTAGCTCGACATCTTGTGAGGGCTGCTGATGATATAAAG GCCAGATATGAGATCCTACATGGTGAGAAAACTGAGGATTCTTCTAAGAAAGTGACTGAATATAATGCCAAAGTGGAAGATTTGTACCGTGACAAGGATTTGGACGCAGCTTTGGATTCCTTTGACAATCTCTTCTGTCGACGATGTCTG GTTTTCGATTGCAAACTGCATGGGTGTTCTCAAGATTTAGTATTTCCT ACAGAAAAACAATCAGCTTGGAGTGGCATGGATGATGGTATACCATGTGGTATTCATTGTTATAAActg GCCTCTAAACCAGATTCTGTAGCTGCAACTGATTCTCACATGCTTATTGATGCTGAGGAGCCCACTCATTCATCAGACAATGCAACAAACCAGCCAGGGCCAAATAGGAAAAAGCATGGTTCCAGTGGAAGAAAAAACAAATCCCAACAAAGTGAAAGCTCTTCAACTGCAAGGGTTGCCTCAGAAAGCAGTGATTCAGAAGTAGATCCAATAAGCAATAAATACCCACAACATTCTCCTAGTCCCTCAAAAGTTAAAATTGGTCCAAAAGGTGGAATCAGGAAAAATACCAATAGAAGAATTGCTGAGCGAATTCTTATGAGTGTGAAAAAAGGACAAAGGGACATGGCACCGTCGGACTCTAGTTCTGTTAGTGGATCCCTTTGGGCAAGGGACATGAAGCTTAGATCCGGTACACGGAATGGAAATAAGGATTCATTTGCATCCTCTCAATCCAATTCTCCAAGCACAAGAAGTTCTAGAAAGAAGAGTACACCTCAAATTGGGAATAACTCAGCTTTTGCTGAAGCTCAGAATGATTCAATGGAGGAAACAAATAATCGACATTTAGCAATAGTTTGTTACGATGGTTCAAGGAAAGAAGAATTCGTTGATGAGAATATATGCAAGCAAGATGATAATTGTAGATCCTGGAAGTTGATTGAGCAGGGACTCCTGGTGAAAGGATTAGAGATTTTTGGAAGGAACAG TTGTTTAATTGCTCGCAACCTTCTTGGTGGAATGAAAACATGCAGAGATGTTTTTCAGTATATGAATTATATTGAAAACAGTAATGCATCTGGAGCTCTTAGTGGTGTTGATTCTCTTGTTAAAGGATATATAAAG GGTAATGAGCTGCGTACGAGATCAAGGTTTGTTAGAAGGCGAGGTAAAGTCCGCCGTTTGAAGTACACCTGGAAATCTGCAGGTTACCATTTCATAAGGAAAAGGATTACAGAAAGGAAGGATCAGCCCTGTCGACAGTATAATCCTTGTGGTTGTCAATCTGCATGTGGGAAGCAGTGTCCATGTCTCACAAATGGGACATGCTGTGAGAAATACTGTGG ATGTCCAAAAATGTGCAAGAATCGTTTTCGAGGTTGTCATTGTGCAAAGAGTCAGTGTCGCAGCCGCCAATGTCCATGCTTTGCTGCTGACAGGGAATGTGATCCTGATGTTTGCAGAAACTGCTGGGTCGG GTGTGGTGATGGTACATTGGGAGTCCCAAACCAGAGAGGAGATAATTATGAATGCCGGAACATGAAACTGCTTCTTAAACAACAGCAAAGG GTCTTACTTGGAAGATCTGATGTTTCCGGCTGGGGAGCGTTCCTTAAG aATAGTGTTGGCAAACATGAATATCTCGGCGAGTACACTGGGGAACTTATCTCCCACAAGGAAGCAGATAAGCGAGGAAAGATATACGACCGTGAAAATTCATCATTCCTTTTCAATTTGAATAATGAG TTTGTTCTTGATGCGTACAGAATGGGTGACAAGCTGAAATTTGCCAACCATTCCCCTGATCCGAATTGCTATGCCAAGGTTATCATGGTAGCAGGTGATCATAGAGTAGGCATATTTGCCAAAGAACGGATCAGCGCTGGCGAGGAGCTGTTCTATGATTACCGCTACGAGCCTGACCGAGCCCCTGCTTGGGCTCGGAAGCCTGAGGCTGGAGGAAAGGACGACGGGCAACCGTCTCATGGCCGCGCAAAGAAGCTTGCCCAAAACACCAGAGCTTGA